TAATTATTTCAGCAGTGGACAGTTGACCtagtgagaaaaaagagttaCTATTGCTTTGGGACAAAACCCTTTCAGTATATTTAGATTTCTCATTCAAGTAAATCTGTTAACATTAAATTAatccattttttccctttaaactaCACAGATATAATGTATACTCTTCTGTATGTATGACAAAGCAAAATATTAAGACATTAAACTACCACCTCCTccaaggaaacaaagaaacccaACAAGGAAGGGGAGAATTGCCTGCAGCTGGTGTGGGACAGGCGGGGCTAGGTATGATCTCCGCAGTGCAATGGTGGTGCAACTTACAGCTTTCTCTCCCTGGATCCTAACCAAAGGCATGATTTTTGCAGTCCAGACTCTAAAATAACGGAGATACTCCTAATGGAAGTTGGACTGAGAGGAGAGAAATACATGAAAAGACAAGCCTTTTCCAAAATTTACTTCAAGATCCACAATTTACATTGGTCTCCTATGTGTCAGCATACGACACAGTAGAAAATGGTTTGTCAGACAGGATTTTTTGCCCAGGCATTTCAAAACCACCAATCCTGCCAACACTAGAAAGAGCAAGAGTTTCTAACTTCTGTAAATCTAGTTGTGACTTAACTCCACACCCTTCCTTTTACTAAGATTTAAGTTTTCTACAACTGTTTTATGTGTTTACATCATAATTCAAACTGTATCAATTATATTgttgtatttaaaaatgaataatacagtctaactatatttaaatttctaatcAAGAGTATTATtataatttgctttatttttcttaaataaactttgtatcttttaattaaaaaattttttttgttgaggggaggtagttttacttatttatttttagaggaggtactggggattgaacccatgatctcatgcatgctaagtgtgctctctaccaattgagctacaccctccctgtataatttgctttaaaaaggcACTTTGATAATGAAGCTTTAACAGCCTGTCTTAATATAGGCAAGTAAATACCTTAAAGTAAAATTTAGCATTATCTTTTTCGCATTAAACAAATGGCCAATCTGAGACTTAAGATGCAACTTAAAACTACTGCACaacactgagaaactgaattaaCAAAGTATATAATAGTTCTCCTTTACAGTGAGAGAAGGGtcttaaaacaataatgaaaagaaTGGTTCATCACACATAAACACTGTAAAATCAGGATGTAATGGGGTAAATGGCAAGACAGAGAAAATCATTTAGAGCTAGGCTGCAATACAAGTAGTTGTTATGGTTGTAAGAGCTTTTGGCATTCCAGTCACAGAAATCTGAGGAGTTTCTGCATGTTTCCAAAAGTCAAGATTGCACTgagtcttatttttatattttacatattagaaAATTTCTATTTCAATCTAACCCTCTTACCTTCACTCTCCAGTCTTCAAGAATCATGATGATTCTTATCAAGTGCAATATCATTTGATATCTAGCAAGAAGGACATGGTTGAATATAGTCTATTACCTTGATCATAAACCTTCTGACTGGATGTTAGAATCTTTGCTAGCGAATAATTCTAACAAATATTCtgtgtttctgattttttcctgtaaaatgtaTCATGTATCATTACTTATTTTACAGTACAGTAAATGTGAAAACTTTTGAATAAACTTCCCTCTGAAAATCAGTACCATTTCTTCTCTTATTCTATATCTTTTAGGAGTTTTGTGACTTTCAAACACAAAATTTTTAGaaacttaaaatcataaaatcatttGTAACACCTAATTACTACACCTACAACTTCAACTTCAATTTACTGCCTGTCTTTTATGTTGATAGCAAGTTGGCaggtttcaaagaaaaatattttcagcaaggtctttattaattttaaagtaagaaaaatcagTAACTCTTTGTGAAAATTACATTTATAAGTAAATTTAGTTCATATGAAACCTTTTATccatgatttttattattaattgttCTTTTATAGCCTTGGTTTTACTGATCAGAtccttaaagaataaaaatatcctATCTTTAGTGTCCTTTATGTTACCCACCTGACTGTCAAGAAATAGTTCTTACAGTATTTATACAAATATCTAGAAGGAATAAATGCCAAATTTGGCAGTTGTTTCCCCTGGCAGATGGGactgaagagaagaagaaaatacttCCATTTTATTAAACTTTCAGTGTTTCTGTATGGAATGATTTTTACAATGATCTCatcttttgtaattaaaaacaaagaatgtcTGCTATACTGCATCTAATTGCTACTTTTCATAACTAATTCCTAacattagaaagaaaatttaGTTCCATAGGTTGAACCCATTTCATATAAGCCcagattcaaaattcaaaattatcaCCTTGAAAATGTAGAAGTTGGATTTCAAAATGAAGGGCACTCATTTAACCACCTGTCaactgtttaaatattttccacaaatGATGAAGCTTCTATTTTCAACTTACCTGTAAATACAGCTTATTGTCTTTTGTTATGGCATCCATTAGTTCTTTCTGGAGAGGTGGGTCTCCATTTACCCAGAGTCCACTGGTTGAATTATTACCACTTAAACCATTAGTGCTGTTCTGTTTTTTATACAAAAGCACATAGGCTGTGTCCTTTGGAAATCTACTCGTGATTTTCTGGACTGACTGAAATGAAGTAAACGTCACTCTGCTGTCAttaaataaaaaccattctttTGATATCTCCTTATTTTCCAAATCCTGTTCAATCACTGCACTGGGACTATCCCTCCCTAGTAAATGACTCTGGGAGGAGGCTAACGCCAGAGTTTCGGGCTGGTGACACATCTGGTATGAGGACTCTGTACCTGTGATGTTTCTGGCATAAGAGTAGTAATGCCCGCTTTCAGAGGATACACCAGAGTGAACGACAACAGAACTTAATAGATAGGGCACCAATTTTGGGCAGCAAGCTTCTTCAGTCCCAGAAGGCTTTAATTTTTTAGCTAGATTCTCACTAATATCAGTGAAGTCAACATCTAGAGACCAACTTTCTGACAATGAAGAGAAAGAAGTAGTTCTTTTAACTGGCAACTCCAAAACCAGTGGCAGTGACACATTGTCTAGAATTTTTCTTCTCACATGATACTTCTGATCATATGAAAATCTTAGGAGAGTAAGAATTAGGTATTCAGGTTCCTCCGTAATTTGCATAGTTTTCTCGGCATTCTGCAGAGAGGCACAGTTTTCACAATAATATTGGTTGTCACCAGTAAGAATCTCTGGAGCCAAAAAATAATGTAGTAAGTCAGTTACTGAAGGTGTGATTTCACCTCCTGGTTTCTGAGGTACATCCTTATTAACAAGAATCTTGCTAGAGTCATTAGGGACAGAAGTGTCTTCAGTACAGCGAAACTCATCGGAACTGTCCaccattctttcattcacagcTGAGTCACAGACAAAGGCAGCTGTTGCTGGATTACAGACTCCTGGTTCTTTTGAAGGACCAGGTACACTGGCTTGCATTAGACCACCATCCTGTGTACTGGGTAATGATGCTGGATCTTGAAAAGACAAGTTTTCCACAGAAGAGGAAGGGCAAAAGGCAAGTGAAAGATCCGTAAAGGCTTCCACTTTTTGTGAGGTACTCCTGCAGTTCAGACAACATATGTGAGTTCGTAGTTTTCCTCCAAACATTTTTTCGATTAATGTCTTCTCACCATCACTTGTGCAAGGGGTCTCTGTTAGTACAGCTGCCTTACTGGCTACTTCTTGTAAAGAAGTTTCATTGTACCCCATACTTTCGGACAGCTTGTGTGAGGACTGAACTTTCAAGATCTTTTCTTCTTCATGGAGCCTGCAGGAGAGTATATCATTATAGAGCTT
The Camelus bactrianus isolate YW-2024 breed Bactrian camel chromosome 2, ASM4877302v1, whole genome shotgun sequence genome window above contains:
- the USP38 gene encoding ubiquitin carboxyl-terminal hydrolase 38 isoform X2, with the protein product MIDWLSWPLAQHVDTWVIALLKGLAAVQKFTILIDVTLLKIELVFNRLWFPLVRPGALAVLSHMLLSFQHSPEAFHLIVPHVVNLVHSFKSDGLPSSTAFLVQLTELIHCMMYHYSGFPDLYEPILEAVKDFPKPSEEKIKLILNQSAWTSQSNSLASCLSRLSGKSETGKTGLINLGNTCYMNSVIQALFMATDFRRQVLSLNLNGCNSLMKKLQHLFAFLAHTQREAYAPRIFFEASRPPWFTPRSQQDCSEYLRFLLDRLHEEEKILKVQSSHKLSESMGYNETSLQEVASKAAVLTETPCTSDGEKTLIEKMFGGKLRTHICCLNCRSTSQKVEAFTDLSLAFCPSSSVENLSFQDPASLPSTQDGGLMQASVPGPSKEPGVCNPATAAFVCDSAVNERMVDSSDEFRCTEDTSVPNDSSKILVNKDVPQKPGGEITPSVTDLLHYFLAPEILTGDNQYYCENCASLQNAEKTMQITEEPEYLILTLLRFSYDQKYHVRRKILDNVSLPLVLELPVKRTTSFSSLSESWSLDVDFTDISENLAKKLKPSGTEEACCPKLVPYLLSSVVVHSGVSSESGHYYSYARNITGTESSYQMCHQPETLALASSQSHLLGRDSPSAVIEQDLENKEISKEWFLFNDSRVTFTSFQSVQKITSRFPKDTAYVLLYKKQNSTNGLSGNNSTSGLWVNGDPPLQKELMDAITKDNKLYLQEQELNARARALQAASASCSFRPNGFDDNDPPGSCGPTGGGGGGGFNTVGRLVF